From Drosophila nasuta strain 15112-1781.00 chromosome X, ASM2355853v1, whole genome shotgun sequence, one genomic window encodes:
- the LOC132797011 gene encoding uncharacterized protein LOC132797011 isoform X2 — MTTPPIEGVCFLNPFYSTQPKAPEKPRHHRQHRPNPVPYTKPPAALAKGLPHFPSPSPSPSHSHSQLASLHRLTNANDVNGHGPSMTPRTGSEGEQWHTNLLEIDGERMQQEEAKRQQLDQLELDATTAAFEAMQFPGNNAAVARSRRQRRNRCRGLTQSFGIVAPVLPDISGNRSNNNNMQAVNDVMSLFDAKPVDEKMPPAAAEVNPNNGLPEQQQGEWPLLFIPNRSEGNMKSNSTPAQAPAKASI; from the exons atg ACGACTCCACCAATCGAGGGAGTGTGCTTCCTCAATCCGTTCTATAGCACTCAACCCAAGGCACCGGAGAAACCGAGACACCATCGCCAACATCGTCCGAACCCGGTGCCGTACACCAAGCCACCGGCAGCACTGGCCAAAGGATTGCCGCACTTCCcttcgccatcgccatcgccatctcactcgcactcgcagCTGGCATCGCTGCATCGCTTGACCAATGCCAACGATGTCAATGGTCATGGTCCCTCCATGACTCCCCGGACCGGGTCAGAGGGAGAGCAATGGCACACCAATCTATTGGAGATCGATGGAGAGCGCATGCAGCAGGAAGAAGCGAAGCGTCAACAACTGGATCAACTGGAGCTGGATGCGACAACAGCCGCATTCGAAGCAATGCAGTTTCCAGGCAACAATGCTGCTGTGGCACGTTCACGCCGCCAAAGACGCAATCGCTGCCGTGGCCTAACCCAATCGTTTGGCATTGTGGCGCCCGTCTTACCCGACATCTCGGGCaatcgcagcaacaacaacaacatgcagGCTGTCAACGATGTGATGTCCTTGTTCGATGCCAAGCCAGTCGACGAGAAGATgccgccagctgctgctgaggtCAATCCGAACAATGGACTGCCGGAGCAGCAGCAAGGCGAGTGGCCGCTGCTCTTCATCCCGAATCGTTCAGAAGGGAATATGAAGTCAAATTCAACTCCAGCCCAAGCCCCAGCTAAAGCTTctatataa
- the LOC132797011 gene encoding uncharacterized protein LOC132797011 isoform X1 — translation MSYEQQPMPPHGQQQMGFHPGYNMYQPMPANMHPQPYPQYIQPLAMPFPPNMPVLMAPQPVPVPHVMVPLPPPAMQNMPHYPLPYNNGNHVHHNNNATSAAQMNFQLQNETITSPPEQSMPKMKPEPKKPEPMPMPTPKAKRKLLLELTANCVVPKNKPVEGLLYDPDFLDAAQLEANNYLMAGIWYDDYDHMRDTTPPIEGVCFLNPFYSTQPKAPEKPRHHRQHRPNPVPYTKPPAALAKGLPHFPSPSPSPSHSHSQLASLHRLTNANDVNGHGPSMTPRTGSEGEQWHTNLLEIDGERMQQEEAKRQQLDQLELDATTAAFEAMQFPGNNAAVARSRRQRRNRCRGLTQSFGIVAPVLPDISGNRSNNNNMQAVNDVMSLFDAKPVDEKMPPAAAEVNPNNGLPEQQQGEWPLLFIPNRSEGNMKSNSTPAQAPAKASI, via the exons atgagtTATGAACAGCAACCAATGCCACCGCatgggcaacaacaaatgggATTTCATCCAGGGTATAATATGTATCAACCGATGCCGGCAAATATGCATCCACAACCGTATCCACAATACATCCAACCGCTGGCCATGCCGTTCCCACCCAATATGCCCGTTCTCATGGCCCCACAACCTGTACCAGTGCCACATGTGATGGTGCCACTGCCACCACCAGCAATGCAAAACATGCCCCACTATCCGTTGCCATACAACAACGGTAATCATgttcatcataataataatgccaCAAGCGCTGCTCAGATGAACTTCCAACTTCAGAACGAGACAATCACGTCGCCGCCAGAGCAGTCAATGCCAAAGATGAAGCCGGAACCGAAAAAGCCAgagccgatgccgatgccgacgCCAAAGGCAAAGCGAAAGTTGCTCTTGGAGCTAACTGCGAATTGTGTGGTACCGAAAAATAAGCCCGTCGAGGGTTTGCTTTATGATCCCGATTTCCTGGACGCTGCACAATTGGAGGCCAACAATTACCTGATGGCAGGCATCTGGTATGATGATTATGATCATATGCGAGAC ACGACTCCACCAATCGAGGGAGTGTGCTTCCTCAATCCGTTCTATAGCACTCAACCCAAGGCACCGGAGAAACCGAGACACCATCGCCAACATCGTCCGAACCCGGTGCCGTACACCAAGCCACCGGCAGCACTGGCCAAAGGATTGCCGCACTTCCcttcgccatcgccatcgccatctcactcgcactcgcagCTGGCATCGCTGCATCGCTTGACCAATGCCAACGATGTCAATGGTCATGGTCCCTCCATGACTCCCCGGACCGGGTCAGAGGGAGAGCAATGGCACACCAATCTATTGGAGATCGATGGAGAGCGCATGCAGCAGGAAGAAGCGAAGCGTCAACAACTGGATCAACTGGAGCTGGATGCGACAACAGCCGCATTCGAAGCAATGCAGTTTCCAGGCAACAATGCTGCTGTGGCACGTTCACGCCGCCAAAGACGCAATCGCTGCCGTGGCCTAACCCAATCGTTTGGCATTGTGGCGCCCGTCTTACCCGACATCTCGGGCaatcgcagcaacaacaacaacatgcagGCTGTCAACGATGTGATGTCCTTGTTCGATGCCAAGCCAGTCGACGAGAAGATgccgccagctgctgctgaggtCAATCCGAACAATGGACTGCCGGAGCAGCAGCAAGGCGAGTGGCCGCTGCTCTTCATCCCGAATCGTTCAGAAGGGAATATGAAGTCAAATTCAACTCCAGCCCAAGCCCCAGCTAAAGCTTctatataa
- the LOC132795733 gene encoding BLOC-1-related complex subunit 5 encodes MGAEHSQQRIEADGHEIFERRDGALGGGGSSASQATGMRLSDGSAMALTAAAAAATNKRRGGGMQHQQQRQQQQQLANGPASIVIASKQIISETASPTSSELSRPPSPPLSVCSDLPYVSYTDRPIGDSPKIRNRPAHMLQQSSASRAAARKSHPGGITTTIKPKRPQSTASSHNIVIVKPGARDTHDDIDPDLARLRNIPQFLPVLRESISSATYTRDAEILERLHSQHLLNICGRMQTHLNLCANHVASEQNHLVERTKVVSNSITTLFAKFVDMQKTYASYAEQFAKIRSVSQQLSRCNSLLHENIASLEAINNFLDDEDRLEPFVWRTDDNKLRGEAEGAAGGNSNRLWRL; translated from the coding sequence atggGCGCCGAGCATTCGCAGCAACGCATCGAGGCCGATGGCCATGAGATCTTCGAGCGTCGTGATGGCGCGCTCGGCGGAGGCGGCAGCAGCGCATCGCAAGCAACTGGGATGCGTCTCAGCGATGGCAGCGCCATGGCACTaacagcagctgccgcagcgGCCACAAACAAACGTCGTGGCGGTGGCatgcagcatcagcagcagcgacagcaacagcaacagctggcCAACGGACCCGCCAGCATTGTGATTGCCAGCAAACAAATCATCTCGGAGACAGCATCGCCCACCAGCTCCGAACTAAGCCGCCCCCCATCGCCGCCTTTGAGTGTTTGCTCCGATCTTCCGTATGTTTCCTACACGGATCGCCCGATTGGGGATTCACCGAAAATACGCAATCGTCCCGCACATATGCTGCAACAGAGCAGCGCCAGTCGTGCAGCCGCACGTAAATCGCACCCAGGCGGCATAACCACAACGATCAAGCCAAAACGTCCGCAATCGACGGCCTCCAGTCACAACATTGTGATCGTTAAGCCTGGGGCACGGGATACACACGACGATATCGATCCGGATTTGGCCCGTCTGCGAAATATTCCACAATTTCTGCCCGTGCTGAGGGAATCGATCAGTTCGGCGACCTATACGCGAGATGCCGAGATCTTGGAGCGTCTGCATTCGCAGCACTTGCTCAACATTTGCGGACGCATGCAGACGCATTTGAATCTGTGCGCCAATCATGTGGCCAGCGAACAGAATCATTTGGTGGAGCGCACAAAGGTTGTGAGCAATTCGATAACAACGCTCTTTGCCAAGTTCGTTGACATGCAGAAGACGTATGCTTCGTATGCGGAGCAATTTGCCAAGATTCGCAGCGTTTCACAGCAGCTGAGTCGCTGCAATTCGCTGTTGCATGAGAACATCGCCAGCTTGGAGGCGATCAACAACTTTCTGGACGACGAGGATCGCCTGGAGCCCTTCGTCTGGCGCACCGATGACAATAAGCTGCGTGGCGAGGCTGAGGGAGCTGCCGGTGGCAATAGCAATCGCTTGTGGCGCCTCTAA
- the LOC132795734 gene encoding LOW QUALITY PROTEIN: AH receptor-interacting protein (The sequence of the model RefSeq protein was modified relative to this genomic sequence to represent the inferred CDS: deleted 2 bases in 2 codons; substituted 1 base at 1 genomic stop codon): protein MMEQIAAAAAAEATADNNVKPIRKEILNPGNKYIELKPGTRVKFHFQTRRANDVRIVDDSRKMDKPMELVLGKKFKLEVWELIVQQMSLNEVAKFTVHKSLCAQYPFISKTLRDIGKKPEERRHCCGMTLQNEGMGYEDLDELLQHPLDLEFIIELISIELPEQYEKERWQMSDDEKMLATHTLRERGNRHYKAQEYDQAEVCYREAVGMIEQLMLKEKPHDPEWQELANVKAPLLLNYAQCRLIAGDYYAVIEHCSEVLTLDPCNVKALFRRARAHAGAWNPAQARRDFIEALGLDSTLRATVARELKAIEEQQHERNVQDRIHMQKLFXNISCANVLLMLLVYWTSYAQR, encoded by the exons atgatggaacaaatagcagcagcagcagcagcagaagcaacagcagatAATAATGTGAAACCAATACGCAAAGAGATTCTCAATCCGGGCAACAAATATATTGAGCTCAAGCCAGGCACCAGA GTGAAATTCCATTTCCAAACGCGACGCGCCAACGATGTGCGAATTGTGGACGACAGCAGGAAAATGGATAAACCGATGGAACTGGTGCTGGGCAAGAAATTCAAACTGGAGGTCTGGGAGCTGATTGTGCAGCAAATGTCGCTCAACGAGGTCGCCAAATTCACGGTGCACAAATCG CTTTGCGCACAATATCCGTTCATATCGAAGACACTGCGCGACATTGGC AAAAAACCCGAGGAACGTCGCCACTGCTGCGGCATGACGCTACAGAACGAAGGCATGGGCTACGAGGATCTCGATGAGCTGCTCCAACATCCGCTCGATCTGGAGTTCATCATTGAGCTGATCTCCATCGAGCTGCCCGAGCAGTACGAA AAGGAGCGCTGGCAAATGAGCGACGATGAGAAAATGCTGGCCACGCACACGTTACGCGAACGTGGCAATCGTCATTACAAGGCCCAGGAGTACGATCAGGCGGAGGTTTGCTATCGCGAAGCAGTTGGCATGATTGAGCAGCTAATGCTGAAGGAGAAACCCCACGATCCCGAGTGGCAGGAGCTGGCGAATGTGAAGGCACCGCTGCTGCTGAACTATGCCCAGTGCCGTTTGATTGCTGGCGATTATTATGCGGTCATTGAGCATTGCAGCGAAGTGCTCACCCTCGATCCATGCAATGTGAAGGCGCTCTTTAGACGTGCTCGGGCGCATGCTGGCGCCTGGAATCCGGCACAGGCGCGACGCGATTTCATTGAAGCCCTCGGCTTGGACAGCACATTGCGGGCGACCGTGGCCAGGGAGTTGAAGGCGATCGAGGAGCAGCAACATGAGCGCAACGTGCAGGATCGCATCCACATGCAGAAGCTGTTCTAGAACATAAGTTGCGCGAACGTGTTGCTCATGCTGCTGGTCTATTGGACCAGCTATGCGCAGCGTTAG